The region CCGGCAGCGTCGCCGTCGGCCTGCTCGCACAGGCTGGCCTCGGCTACACCCGCGTCTTCCAGGGCTACGCCATCTTCGTCGCCATTATTGTGCTTGTAATGGGCGCACTCGCCAACGCTGACCGGCTCCCCCAGGGCAACACCACGTAGCGATACCGTCAACCCTGCTGGCGTCGCTCACTCCCGAAGTTCCTCGAGTTTGTCCTTCGCCTTGTCGACTGTCGTGTCAAAGGTGTCCTCGAGTTCCTCGACGGAGCGTTCGACGTAGTGGACGCGACCGTGGGGAACCCGTCGGATGATGTCGTTTCTCGTCGTCGACATCGTAGGCGAACAGCCAGTGCTGTTGGAAGAAGGCGATGTGTTCGTTGTCGACGGTGACCTCGTCGATCTCGCCGTCGGGCGTCTCGTAGACAATTTTTGCGGTGCCGAGTTCTGCGTCCGTCATACGAAAGCATCAGCAGCCCCGCCCGTGTGCGCTTGCCCTGTTGGTGCAGGCGAGGACGAAGTTGAAGACCGAGGCCCAGCCGCCGACTCTATATACGTCTCGCGGAAAGCAGACCACAACCTATGCAGACGACGCTGTGCGGACCCGACTGGACGCGCGTCGATGAGGTCGCGGTTCGCGGCCGGGCGTTCGCCGACGGACGATTGCTCCAAGGTGAAGCGCTGGCAACGTACCTTCTGGACGCCGTCGAAACCGCACCCGCCGCGGACCCACTCGAGGCCGTCGCGGAGGCCGCCGCCGAACTCGAGGGCTTTTACGCTGCCGTGGTCTCGACTGACGAAAGCACGACGCTCATCGCCGACGGCGCACGCTCGATCCCGCTGTACTACGACGTGGACAGCCGCGTCGTCTCCGACCGCGGCCGCGTCGTCCGCGACACGACTAACGCCGACCGAAACCCCGTCACCGAGAGCGAGTTCTTGCTCACGCGGTACGTGACCGGACCGGAGACGATCTGGTGCGGCGTTCGTGCCGTCCAACCCGGCGAAGTCGTGCGACTCGAGGACGGAACCGTGCGGCGACAGACATACCGCGAGTACTGGCCGGACGGCTCGCTCGAGAATGGCGACGATAGGACCGAACGAGCGAACGGAACCGATCACGCCACACGACTCGAGGCGGCACTCGAGATTGCCCTCGACCGACTGGAGCGTGTCGCCGGAGATCGGCCGATTGTCCTGTCGCTATCAGGTGGGTACGACTCGCGCCTGCTCGCTGCGTCGCTCGTCGAGCGCGGCCGCGAGGTGATCGGGTTCACGTTCGGCCGTTCGGGCCACCCCGACGTGGAGATGAGCCGCGAGGTGGCCTCGAGACTTGGCATTCGCTGGGAGTTCGTCCCCTACGACGAGGCGCTGTGGGCGGAATGGTATCACGGCGAGGTAGGCCAGCAGTACCGCACGCAGGCATTCGGCGGCGACGCGCTCCCGTTTCTCGCTGAATGGCCCGCACTTCGGCTGTTGCTCGAGGATGAGCGACTTCCAACGGACGCGCTGTACTGTCCCGGCCACACCGTCGCGACGCCGAGCGAGCGGCTGCCGGTCTTTGCGGGCGAGTCACGAGGCGACGACTCCGCTACTGGGGCTGTCGGGTGCGGTTCTGGTGACGAGGGCAGCGAGGCCGTCACCCCCTCGCTCGAGGGACTCCTCGAGTACATCCTCGAGATCCATTACAGCCTGTGGGGGTGGGACGACGATGCGTTTCGCGCCGCCGCGCGCGAGCGAATCCGACGCGGACTACTCGGCGAGCGCGACTCGGCGATGATCGACGGCCCCGCGAGCGCCGCCGCAGCCTACGAGCGCTGGGAGTGGCGCGGGCGAATGTCGACGTTCACCAACGGCGATCTGCGGACCTACGAGAACGCCGACGTCGACTGGTGGCTCCCGCTGTGGGATCCGGCTTACGTCCGCGCGTGGCAGCAGGTGCCACTCGAGCACCGACGCGAAAAGCGCGCCCATGCGAATCTTGCCGTGGACCGGTATCGTACAGTCGCCGACGTACCGACCGACCGGGCTTCAATCACGGATCGAACGCTCTCACCGGTTGACCGACACCTCGCGCTGGTTCGCCACACGCCGGCGCAACAGTTCACCGAACGTGGGGGCGAGTGGGACCCACCGTATCTCGCGCCGCGGGAGGCGTGGAGCGAGCCAGGCCAGCACCCGCTGGCGTGGGACGGCGCGGTTGACAACGCCTTACTCGAGCGACTGCCGACGGAGCGGGGGTTCTACGCGCTTCGGACGCTGGCCGAAACGGGACGATTGGATCTCTCCGACGGTGAAAGCACCACCCCGGACTCTCAGTTGTCGCTGCCGACAGACGACCCGAGCGACTCGAGTACCGAGCCGTCGTGACTTCCAGTTGAAAGATCTGCGAAGCGCGAGCCTTACGTACCACCGGGTGCGACCACGGAGTGATGAGACGACGCACGTTTCTTACGTCCGGGACGGCGATTGCGACAGCCGGCCTCGCTGGCTGTTCTGCAGTCGATATCGACGGCGGCGATGGTGATGACAACGGTAACGGGAACGGCAACGGCGGAACCACCGGTTCCGTCGACGAAGACGAGGTACTGACCGTCGGCACCTACTCCTCGTTCGTCGACGCGCCCAGTGACAGTCCGGGCGAGTGGATCAAAGACGAATTCGAGGATCGCCACGACGTCGAACTCGAGTGGCAGTTCCCCGACCAGGAACTGAACTACTACGCCGAACGTCACAATGACGGACAGGACATCGAAGCCGAACTCTACGTCGGTGTCCGACCACAAAACCTCGTTCGGGTCGACGAGCGCGTTGACGGCGACCTGTTCGCGACGACCGACGAGAGCGCACTCTCGAACGCTGCGGACATCGGCGACGAGTACTACTTCGACCCACACGACCGCGCAGTCCCGGTCTTTCGCAGTCACAGTGGCATCGTCTACGACGGCCGGAACATCGAGGGTCCCGAGACGTTCGATGACCTCCTTGATGACCGCTACGAGGGCCAGATCGCGCTCTCGAGCCCCCACGACTCGACGACAGGGCTGCTCTTCTTCCTCTGGACGATCGACCACTTCGGCGAGGACGATTATCTCGACTACTGGTCGGACCTGGTCGACAACGACGTTCGGGTCCTCAACGCATGGGCCGACGTCTACACCCAGTTCGAAGAAGAAGACGTGCCAGTCGTTGTCTCCTACACGAACGACCGG is a window of Natronolimnobius sp. AArcel1 DNA encoding:
- a CDS encoding asparagine synthase-related protein is translated as MQTTLCGPDWTRVDEVAVRGRAFADGRLLQGEALATYLLDAVETAPAADPLEAVAEAAAELEGFYAAVVSTDESTTLIADGARSIPLYYDVDSRVVSDRGRVVRDTTNADRNPVTESEFLLTRYVTGPETIWCGVRAVQPGEVVRLEDGTVRRQTYREYWPDGSLENGDDRTERANGTDHATRLEAALEIALDRLERVAGDRPIVLSLSGGYDSRLLAASLVERGREVIGFTFGRSGHPDVEMSREVASRLGIRWEFVPYDEALWAEWYHGEVGQQYRTQAFGGDALPFLAEWPALRLLLEDERLPTDALYCPGHTVATPSERLPVFAGESRGDDSATGAVGCGSGDEGSEAVTPSLEGLLEYILEIHYSLWGWDDDAFRAAARERIRRGLLGERDSAMIDGPASAAAAYERWEWRGRMSTFTNGDLRTYENADVDWWLPLWDPAYVRAWQQVPLEHRREKRAHANLAVDRYRTVADVPTDRASITDRTLSPVDRHLALVRHTPAQQFTERGGEWDPPYLAPREAWSEPGQHPLAWDGAVDNALLERLPTERGFYALRTLAETGRLDLSDGESTTPDSQLSLPTDDPSDSSTEPS
- a CDS encoding thiamine ABC transporter substrate binding subunit, with amino-acid sequence MRRRTFLTSGTAIATAGLAGCSAVDIDGGDGDDNGNGNGNGGTTGSVDEDEVLTVGTYSSFVDAPSDSPGEWIKDEFEDRHDVELEWQFPDQELNYYAERHNDGQDIEAELYVGVRPQNLVRVDERVDGDLFATTDESALSNAADIGDEYYFDPHDRAVPVFRSHSGIVYDGRNIEGPETFDDLLDDRYEGQIALSSPHDSTTGLLFFLWTIDHFGEDDYLDYWSDLVDNDVRVLNAWADVYTQFEEEDVPVVVSYTNDRVYAYRGDNDMEKHQVSTLHDQGYANMAGMARFADGTDDDLAHQFMDFILEPEVQGVIAERNVTGPVNEATELPEAYAEYAIEPEETVFFGYDELEGNLSGWLDEWEREVVGSS